A stretch of DNA from Sylvia atricapilla isolate bSylAtr1 chromosome 3, bSylAtr1.pri, whole genome shotgun sequence:
TTACACCATAGGTTCTATGGGGGTTTATTACCAAAtggttttttcctgcttatgCCATCAGACAGATCAGCTACTTCTTTACATCCTTTGTGGCCGTCGTGCTTTCAGGTGTTGAATTGGTTAAACGTTAACTTCAAGAACTTTCTGGTACTCCTGCAAATCAATATGCCTAAATTTCAGTGATCCTGCCTGGGAAGCCACTGTGACATTTTGATGAGGAATGACACTGCACTGAGTCATCTGCACTGATGAGACAAAGCCATGTGGGGATTTCATTAGGGACCCACCTGAAGATCTGTTCTAACCTTGGAGATGTGAACAAAAACCGTGTGAATTTGTCCTgcatttattatattttttttcgTGAGGTTCGTCAACTCTCAGCACTTAGGCAAAATTAAATCATCTGCTCATAACTGCCTGGGCAGACTTGGTTCAGGAGGGTAAAGCAGAGCCAGGGTTTAGCTTTATTTAATGGggctgtggtttgtttttggagGTGCTCTGGAACCTCACAGTGCTCCcctctgctgtgtccctgtgagcCAAAGGGTGgctgccctgctgtccctgcagggtggTGGCTCTCCCCTCCTGGGCACACCTGGACAGGGAGGCAGCCGTGTTGGCCAGCACCTTCAGCTGCCTGCTGGCCCCACgtgggctggcactgctgaaatTGGGCATTGCTGGCTCCCCACTGCCTgcctggctcagccctgccccagcagctgcctcagtgTGGTATTTCAGGCTCTGGCATGGATTGGAGGCTCATCCTGTTTCTCTAGGCAGGTTAATATGACACATGTCCGATGCCATTTGGTTCTCCTGACGCTGTTATGATGCTTCCTCTTTATTCACGCTGCCTTTTCACTGTTAACCTTTTGAAGGAGACAGCAAAGGCAGTGGGTACAACCTGCCTTTgtctccctgtgcccctggcaGCACTCAGGGGGTGGCCTGGAGTAAGACAAGATGTGCAGGAGtttgtgtgctctgtgctttaTCTCGTCACTCACAGGAGATGCTCTGTGGCTGCGTCATTAAAAGGACAAATTCAGATGTTTGctcaggggctggaggagcagaggagcctCCCCAAaaagaggcagggaaggggctcATACCTGTGCTTTCATATGAGGGGAGACTGGGATCGGCTCCTGCTGTaggagcagcatccccagcaccGGTGGGATTGAGAGAATGTCTTTTTAAGAACAGCACTTCGTTTTTAGTGGCAGGGGCTTTGTCTCCTGCCCCCACGTGTGTCCATCCTGCTCCTCggtgcacagagcagagtgATAATTATCTGCTTAATGAGTGAAGGAAGCCGGAGCCTGCCTCAGTGGGCACTGAACAGCAGAGCTGCGGAGAGGGTTGGCTCagtgcagcaccagctcccctcacacagctcctggcactcCGGGAATGCTGGGGGAGGGAAGCAGTGCTATTTTAGGGGAATCCCTTCTGTGCTCTCCTTGTGTGGGTTCCCTTCTCTGCTGGCACTTGCAGacacagggaagggctgggggctgcagaaGCACATTCCTACATCTGTGTTTGGGGGAGAGCACAGAAATATCAGCAGTTATTATCGTATTGTTATTGTATTGCACTCTGAGTCAGTGCTCCAGGGGATGTCTGCTTCCCCTGCCAGCACACAGAATAAAGGTTGTGTTGCTTTAAATAGTGCAGGGCtacctgctcctgccttccttgggGCAGTGTTCATCCTCCTGATGGTGAGAGGTAAAACTGACCTCCTTTATCTGCATGATGTGCTGTGTGTTCATCCATTTCAGGAGGTGTCTCACTGACCCAGCCACAGAGAGGTCATGGCTGTGTTTAGGACTCTCCTGACCCCTGGAAGGAGTTCAGAGCTGCACCCCAAGCTGTGTTTGGGTGATTCTGCCCCGTGTGGGAGgcctgcagagccaggattCAGCAGGCTCACACTCCTGTGGCTGGCACAGGTGTTTAACCTCACTCCTGCAAATCTCCAGGTGGATGGGAATTGCCACAGTTTATTAATAACACACAGCAGCCGAGCTCATTAACCAGCTGGAGACattgcagcagggagggcagaatAAGGCAGCACAGAGGTTTTATTGGCAGCAGCTTCTTTCCAAAAGCAAATTCCTTGGCCCAGGTACAGGAGGACAGGTGTAAGGAGGAGGTGTGAGTTATCCCACGTgtcctcagggcagggacagagagggatGGCTTGTGCCGCTTCCTTCCAGAGTAGTTTTCCACTGAGATTGGAGGGgctttggtttatttattgGAATGATAACGGACCACTCAGGGAATGGAAATTTTCCTGTGCCTTCTGGCTCTCTGCATCCTTCCAGGAGTCACCTCCAAGTGAGACACCATTTCTCCAGCAGAAATTGCTGCTTTGAAGTCCTGAAGAATGCTCTGCTGTTGGCAGGAGGTGCACCCAGAGCTTCTTCAGGAAGCCAGAAGATTCTTGGGGTGCAAACAGGCCTTGCTTGTTGGGTTTGAGTTACTATTTTTAGCCATCAAACAGGTGCAACTACGTCAGGACCTGATTTGAAGTAAAGTTCCATTTTGGAATTTCTTTGGTGTTGCATTTTTTGTGGGTGGGCTTATTCTCggtgtgttttattttagtgCTGCAAGTGTTACCGTGCCTCTTCTCTCGATTTCTCATGGCTTTTCCATCCAAATAAGGAAAGGTTTCATGTGGAATCTGCCTGGTTTACTTGACTGCCAACCCAAAACTCGGGCTATCTCACCAGACCAATTTGACTGAAGACTCCTATCAGTGATGCTTATATTAATGAGTCTCTAATAATTGGGTTTTCTTCCAGGTGCCAGCACGGTTCCAGTGGAAAAAGATCACACTGAAGAAATGGTGAGTAGCTGCTTGTCAAACCGACCTCAGAAAAATATCACTGATGTGTTCTCCATTGCTTTAAACTCTCAGGACaaggcttcatttttttttcctaagtgtgtaattaaataaatgccatcagctgctcccagccccttcACCCTGACCCCAGAGGCCCTGCACTGGTTACTGTGATCATTTAGATCAGCAAACACCTGGTAATAACCAAAAGGAGTTAAAAGACAAATGGCTCCATGAATGTTTCATGGTCTCCTCACAGACGGTCAGCCTGAGGCTCCTCTACCCCCAGCAGAGAGGAACACTTGTTCTCACCAACAGCTTCAGCACCTGAAAATCATCTTATTCTGAGGAGATGCTTAGAATTAGAGCACACTGTGGGACTCCCCTAAATCTATCCTCCTTCTTTGCTTCCACACAATCCAGTTGAATGTTCAGTGCTGAAAACCAGGCAGGACATGGAGCACACACAAGTTAAAAAGACAACAGAGAGGTGTTTTAGTGCCTTGGCAGTCCAAACTGCCTTTGGACAGATCCCACAGGATAATCCTCATCCTTTCAATGTGTCTGTTTATTTCCTAGGGGGTGTTACCACATATTGTTTGACTCTCTTTTGCACTGAGCAGGGTATTGAATATTTAAGAAGCTACAAAAGAAGCCCGTTACCTCTGCAAACAAAAGGGGAGATAAAAAGAGATTGGATCTCTTCCTACTGGTAGAGGAGTGAGGGGCAAAGCCCAAATGCACAGGGTTACTCAAAATTCATTAGTAGTGGCCTGAACTCTAATCTCAAACAGATTCAGTAGCCAGAACTCCAGTCTCAAAGAGGCTTTTCTGCCAGCTGGGTCAGAAGCCAAGTTTCCATCTTTGCCCTGAgggttttctgtgctgttgtgtCTCCTGCAGGTGACCCGGTGCATAGTGGAGGTTCTGTCCAACGCTCTGTCCAAGCCAAATGCTCCCCCCATTAATCCTGAGTGCAGAGAAATCCTGAGGAGGAGTAAGTACAGAATTATCTGACCTTGGGGGAGGAGTTTGGTGCATGGTTTCTCTCTGGTGGACTGTTACTTCAGCCTGGGTGAAATTGGTGAATCCACATTTCAGTGCCAGAATTCAGGTTTCCTTCTGTCTCAGGGAACaaacagcctgagctgggaATTGTCTGGGATTCTTGGCTGACCCTTGTACCTCTGCCCTTGAACCATCTGGAGGGTCTCAGAGGACTTGACAAACTCTTTAGGTGGCCcgagaagatgaaaaagaacTATTGCAAAGCATcagctttctttgttttgtggggggttttttcagtcaatttaaaaaaacttccaaatttgctaaaaaaaccccaaacacatcCCTGGTGTTTTTGGGGTTGTCTTTTTATTGGGAACAAGCTTCTGTGTTGGGCCAGGTCTGACATAGAAAGAACTGAACACAGCTCCATATCCCATTGATTTTAATGGGAATGAGAGCTGGCTTGATTCAATACTAAAAATGtgatcacaaaaaaaaaaaaaagccaaagaaggaaaattattccaGAAATTCCAGGGGAACTTGTAAAATGCCTAATTAAGTGGAGTTAATTAGGTAGTTAATCCTTTTCCAGGCAAGCATACAAAATAGTAGCAAACTAATtatattaaaagcagaattaagaAATCAATTCTGTCCAGATTTCCTTGGTACTTTGGGAAGCCAGTCACCTCTTTGAAATAACACTTCAGTGGAGGGTTGGATTATTCCATGGTGCTGCTTTTGCTCTTGTAGGTGATAAAAATGACCGAGAGAGAAGTGAAAACCAACAGCCTGAAGTGAGGCATCCCAAAGAGGCAGCAGAGACCCAAAACCGCCCTGCTGGGAGCGTGGAGCAAGAACAAAGGCAGGCAGAAGGGGACTCCAAGAACTACCTGGAAGGAGGTGATGAGGAGAAACTTGCTGGTGAGGGAGGTAAAAGCAAGGAAGAGGAGGCTGGACACCACACACCTGCTCAGGAGGAGATACTccacacagaagagaaaaagcactACCAGGAaacagggagggaggaggaaagcaaagaggGCAGGTGTTGTGAGGACGTGGAGGCTGCTGTTGTCACCAAGAAGTCCCACTCTGAGGGTGTGAGTGTGGAGGAGTTCCGTGCTGGGAGCAAGCAGAGCCCCAGGGGCCactggcagctggaggagggaatAATGCAGAGCCCCTCCAAAGAAACTGGGGAGGgtgaagagggagaggaggaaaggagggagaagtACCAGCAGGAGGCTCAGGAACGTGGTTTCTCCCACCAGCAGGAGCGGGAAGAGTCTGAGGAGAGTgaagaaagagaggagagaaaggagccCTACAAAGCCAAAGGTTCTCATGGGAAGCACCGAGCAGGGGACTCCAGTGAAGAGAAGAGGGGCCACAGTGGTGAGAGGGGctcacagccaggacaggccAGTCTCTGGGAGGAGTGGAAGcaccagcagaagcagcaggaggagtcTGAGGAGAAGGGAGGCTCTCCTGGGAGgtctgaggagctgcaggaggaggagaggcctgcagagcagggcagtgaggagcacagggacagctggcagcacagccaggagagcagggaagagcagaggcatCAGCACAGTGAGGAGAGGAGACAGCACGAGGGGTCTCCCCATCCTCAGGGGAGGATGTTCCATGAAAACGAGGAAGAGCTGGACAGGTACCTCAGCAAGGAGAGGCAGCGCCGTGTGGGAGGGAAATCCCACCTGTGGAACAAGGAAAGGGAAGGCTCCCACAAGGGACAGGCCAGGAGGCACCACAGCACTGAGGacagcctggaggaggaggaggtgcaAAAGAAGCATCACAGCAGTGGCCAGATGGATTATGATGATGAGGAGATATTTGCAGACAGAGAAGAGTACAGAGGCCATGTCCctgcagagaaagagaagagaactGCAGCGTCCTACAGGCCTTTCTACCCACTGCTGTGGTGGAAAAGTCAACACTTGGACAAAAGGGACAgtgcaggggagcagctcctggagggcagggaggaaggcaggCCTGGCCTGGGTGAGAAGAGCCTTTTCCCTGACTACAGTGACTATGAGTGGTGGTCAGAGAAGCAAATCCAGAGTGCTCTGAAGCACAGACGCAGCGAGAAGAGAAATCCCAGCAAGACAAACAGATATGATGTGGAAAGGCAGTACAAGAAGATGGATCAGCTTGCACAACTCCTGAACTACAGGAAGAAGTCAGctgagctcccagagctctACAGCTCTGGAGAAGACCTCAAGAAACGTCACGTGGCTGGGAATGACAGAAGGAGCCCAAGGCAGAGGCCCCTGACAGAAGAGGAGGTAAGTGCACAGCAGCTTCTCGGAGAAGTTGGGGGAAGAACACTTCAAATCCATTCCCAAGGCAGCTGGGAAACTCTGCCTAGAAAAACACAACCAACATTAAGTCACATTTTGAGAGAGGATCGTCAGTGATTTAAAAACTTGTTTCTTGAACAGTGGAACTTTGAGTTTGCTGACCTACCGCAGGACATGGTTTGTGGGATAAAGACACAGCTCCTGTCTGCtgcaaggcagggagggaaaaattTTATTCCTCTTTGGGCCCTCGAGGCTCTGCAGAGTAACAAAACCAAGGTGCTgttgcagcaggagcagaactgACAGCACCAGCTGGGCTGTTTAAAACAGAGCTGAGAAGTGAGTTGGGGGTTTAGAGGGAAATCAGCTGCCCACGGCCATCCCAGCTGGAATTGCAGAGCAGAACCCTCATTGCACCTCTAAGTCCGATTCCTGTGCGTAGTTCACACCTAATgaatcctcttttttttgttgttggacTTGCTCCAGTATCCAGGAAAACTGAGCCTGCTCCCATCAGCCACATCCtcctgtgtgtgtcactgtgtctgTGCAGGTGCAGGCTGGGCACTGATTAACACAGGTGTTAATTAGTGTTAACAAGTCATCACGGTACAGAACTGGCTGCACAAAgcttctgctctctgtgccctggctgtggcacCTCAGGGgacagcacctgcagcagtgacaggccAGGAGGCCACCTCTGGGGAATGGTGCTTTAGATCTAAAAAGGCCAGGCTTCattaattagaattaaaattttgatgCTTTCCTCAGCCTCATTTCAGTCCAAAGCAGGTAATTTCACCAAGCTCCCAAGAATGAGCTGTTCAtacctgctctgctcagggacTGGGAAGTGGCAGGGCAGAACCTGCCTTAGAAATgggcttttctctccttcccgTGGAACAGAACATTTGCCAGTGTTAATAAATAACGATGTGTAAAAGGCCGTCTGTGTTttcacaggaaaagcagctggaaaacttGGCCACCATGGATCTGGAGCTGCAGAACATCGCAGAGAAGATCAGGAGcctgaggagaggctgaaggtGTGCTGGCAATCAATGCCTGTGCTCTGTGGTAAATTCACTGCCACTGGATCCTTGTTTGCCCCAAGCCCAGGAAATTCTATCCACTGTCCACTCTCGTGTAGTGATTTCCACAGCTGAAAGTGTCTTTCATTTGCT
This window harbors:
- the CHGB gene encoding secretogranin-1 isoform X2, giving the protein MVTRCIVEVLSNALSKPNAPPINPECREILRRSDKNDRERSENQQPEVRHPKEAAETQNRPAGSVEQEQRQAEGDSKNYLEGGDEEKLAGEGGKSKEEEAGHHTPAQEEILHTEEKKHYQETGREEESKEGRCCEDVEAAVVTKKSHSEGVSVEEFRAGSKQSPRGHWQLEEGIMQSPSKETGEGEEGEEERREKYQQEAQERGFSHQQEREESEESEEREERKEPYKAKGSHGKHRAGDSSEEKRGHSGERGSQPGQASLWEEWKHQQKQQEESEEKGGSPGRSEELQEEERPAEQGSEEHRDSWQHSQESREEQRHQHSEERRQHEGSPHPQGRMFHENEEELDRYLSKERQRRVGGKSHLWNKEREGSHKGQARRHHSTEDSLEEEEVQKKHHSSGQMDYDDEEIFADREEYRGHVPAEKEKRTAASYRPFYPLLWWKSQHLDKRDSAGEQLLEGREEGRPGLGEKSLFPDYSDYEWWSEKQIQSALKHRRSEKRNPSKTNRYDVERQYKKMDQLAQLLNYRKKSAELPELYSSGEDLKKRHVAGNDRRSPRQRPLTEEEEKQLENLATMDLELQNIAEKIRSLRRG
- the CHGB gene encoding secretogranin-1 isoform X1, whose translation is MGPRALLALLAALAGASTVPVEKDHTEEMVTRCIVEVLSNALSKPNAPPINPECREILRRSDKNDRERSENQQPEVRHPKEAAETQNRPAGSVEQEQRQAEGDSKNYLEGGDEEKLAGEGGKSKEEEAGHHTPAQEEILHTEEKKHYQETGREEESKEGRCCEDVEAAVVTKKSHSEGVSVEEFRAGSKQSPRGHWQLEEGIMQSPSKETGEGEEGEEERREKYQQEAQERGFSHQQEREESEESEEREERKEPYKAKGSHGKHRAGDSSEEKRGHSGERGSQPGQASLWEEWKHQQKQQEESEEKGGSPGRSEELQEEERPAEQGSEEHRDSWQHSQESREEQRHQHSEERRQHEGSPHPQGRMFHENEEELDRYLSKERQRRVGGKSHLWNKEREGSHKGQARRHHSTEDSLEEEEVQKKHHSSGQMDYDDEEIFADREEYRGHVPAEKEKRTAASYRPFYPLLWWKSQHLDKRDSAGEQLLEGREEGRPGLGEKSLFPDYSDYEWWSEKQIQSALKHRRSEKRNPSKTNRYDVERQYKKMDQLAQLLNYRKKSAELPELYSSGEDLKKRHVAGNDRRSPRQRPLTEEEEKQLENLATMDLELQNIAEKIRSLRRG